A region of Lycium barbarum isolate Lr01 chromosome 3, ASM1917538v2, whole genome shotgun sequence DNA encodes the following proteins:
- the LOC132629972 gene encoding protein SHOOT GRAVITROPISM 6 isoform X7, whose translation MASSSSGNYVPAAEAVQVLVCSLADDSPIVRESSMAALKEITFLNPLLVLDCCLTVSRGGRRRFGNIAGLFQVMSVAIQALDKGDVDPSYLGKLAKIATSEVISTKELNADWQRAAAGVLVSIGSHMPDLMMEEIFLHLSGSNSALPAMVQILADFASSDGLFSFTPHLKGVLARVVPILGNVRDIHRPIFANAFKCWCQSCWQCSVDFPQSSVVDADIMSFLNSAFELLLRVWAISRDLKVRLSSVEALGQMVSLITRTQLKAALPRLIPTILELYKSDRDDVAFVATCSLHNLLNASLLLENGPPLLDFEDLSVILSTLLPVVWRSSDKKEHSDFSVGLKTYNEVQHCFLTVGLVYPEDLFVFLLNKCKLKEEQLAVGALCVLKHLLPRLSEAWHSKRPLLIEVVTLLLDELNLGVCKALAELIVVMASHCYLVGPSGELFIEYLVRHAAMFGLHRDYTERSRELNSSPGGYYPFVYKKVEMKMEVGTLSELSSICEKGLLLITVTVPEMEHVLWPFLLKMIIPRVYTGAVATVCKCISELCRRRSSQSGASVLECKARADIPHPEELFARLIVLLHNPLAREQLATQILTVLCYLAPLFPKDINLFWQDEIPKMKAYVSDTEDLKQDPSYQESWDDMIINFIAESLDVIQDVDWVISLGNAFEKHYELYKPDDEHSALLHRCLGILLQKVHARAYVRAKIDLMYNQANITIPTNRLGLAKAMGLVAASHLDTVLDKLKDILDNVGQSFFQRFLSFFSDKAKMEESDDIHAALALMYGYAAKYAPSTVIEARIDALVGTNMLSRLLHVRHPTAKQAVITAIDLLGQAVINAAESGISFPLKRRDQLLDYILTLMGRDEEDGFSESNIEHLRTQSLALSACTTLVSVEPKLTAETRNLVMKATIGFFGLPNEPADVIDPLIGNLITLLCTILITSGEDGRSRAEQLLYILRKVDQYVSSSLDYQRNRGCLAAHELLFKFRMICISGYCALGCRGTCTHREKTDRSLHHTLSNLPSAFALPSRDALRLGDRTMMYLPRCVDTNSEVRKVSVQILHLYFSISLSLPRPANSSFSNDIELSYSALSSLEDVIAILRSDASIDPSEVFNRVVSSVCMLLTKDELAAALHGCSGAICDKIKQSAEGAIQAVNEFVTMRGNELNETDIARTTQSLLSAVIHVTEKYLRQEALGAICSLAENTSSRIVFNEVLAAARRDIATKDISRLRGGWPIQDAFHVFSQHSVLSYMFLDHVMSVINQMPTLGGDLGQDESSSHAVDSNLENNIARAAMVALTAFFRGGGKVGKKAVEQSYASVLATLTLQLGSCHGLASTGELEPLRALLAAFQAFCECVGDLEMGKILARDGEQSENEKWINLIRDLAGCISIKRPKEVPAICLMLSKALDRSLRFQRESAAAALSEFLGHSDGFGPLLEQMVQALCRHVSDDSPTVRRLCLRGLVQVHINFFSGRMRNF comes from the exons ATGGCTTCTTCCAGTTCTGGCAATTATGTACCTGCTGCTG AGGCAGTTCAAGTTCTGGTATGTTCATTGGCGGACGATTCACCAATTGTACGAGAATCGTCAATGGCTGCTCTAAAGGAGATAACTTTCTT AAACCCACTACTGGTTCTTGATTGTTGCTTAACAGTATCAAGAGGTGGACGACGG AGGTTTGGAAATATAGCTGGTTTATTTCAAGTGATGTCAGTGGCAATTCAGGCTTTGGATAAGGGAGATGTTGATCCTAGTTATCTTGGAAAGTTGGCCAAAATTGCCACCTCTGAGGTGATCTCAACAAAG GAACTTAACGCTGACTGGCAAAGAGCTGCAGCTGGTGTACTCGTATCAATTGGTTCACATATGCCTGATCTG ATGATGGAAGAAATATTCCTCCATCTCTCAGGGTCAAATTCAGCGCTTCCAGCCATGGTTCAAATTCTTGCAGACTTTGCATCATCTGATGGTTTGTTTTCG TTTACTCCTCACCTTAAGGGTGTACTGGCACGAGTGGTGCCCATTCTTGGAAATGTGAGGGACATCCACCGGCCAATTTTTGCAAATG CATTCAAATGTTGGTGCCAGTCTTGCTGGCAGTGCAGTGTAGACTTCCCTCAGTCTTCAGTTGTAGATGCTGATATCAT GTCCTTCTTGAATTCTGCATTTGAACTGTTATTGAGAGTTTGGGCAATTTCACGGGATCTGAAG GTTCGCCTATCTTCTGTGGAAGCATTAGGGCAGATGGTTAGTCTTATTACTAGAACGCAGCTGAAGGCAGCTTTGCCAAGACTTATTCCAACTATATTGGAACT GTACAAGAGTGATCGAGATGATGTGGCCTTTGTGGCAACTTGTAGCCTTCATAATCTATTGAACGCTTCATTACTGTTGGAAAATGGTCCACCATTACTTGATTTTGAG GACCTTAGTGTCATATTGTCAACTCTTCTTCCTGTGGTTTGGAGAAGCAGTGACAAAAAAGAGCATTCAGATTTCTCAGTTGGGCTAAAG ACTTATAATGAAGTTCAGCATTGTTTCCTAACAGTTGGTTTGGTGTACCCAGAGGATTTGTTTGTCTTCCTTCTTAAT AAATGCAAGCTGAAAGAAGAACAACTTGCTGTTGGTGCACTTTGTGTATTAAAGCATTTATTACCCAG ATTGTCCGAGGCTTGGCATAGTAAGAGGCCTTTACTAATTGAAGTTGTGACGCTGTTATTGGATGAGCTTAATTTAGGGGTCTGCAAGGCCCTTGCagag CTAATTGTGGTTATGGCTTCCCACTGTTACTTGGTTGGTCCTTCTGGAGAGTTGTTCATTGAATATCTCGTTCGCCATGCTGCAATGTTTGGTCTGCACAGAGATTATACTGAGAGATCCAGGGAATTGAACTCGTCACCTGGTGGTtattatccttttgtgtacaagAAAGTGGAG ATGAAGATGGAGGTTGGTACACTGTCAGAATTGAGTTCAATCTGTGAAAAGGGTCTTCTTCTAATAACTGTTACTGTCCCTGAGATGGAG CATGTTTTATGGCCATTTTTATTAAAGATGATCATACCACGAGTTTACACGGGTGCAGTTGCCACG GTCTGCAAATGCATATCAGAATTGTGCAGGCGTAGATCTTCTCAAAGTGGTGCATCGGTTTTGGAATGTAAAGCTCGTGCTGATATTCCGCATCCTGAG GAGCTTTTTGCACGCCTGATTGTTCTTCTCCATAATCCTCTGGCTAGAGAGCAGTTGGCAACCCAGATTCTAACC GTCTTGTGTTATTTGGCACCACTTTTTCCAAAGGACATTAACCTGTTTTGGCAAGATGAG ATTCCGAAGATGAAGGCATACGTCAGTGATACAGAGGACTTAAAGCAGGATCCATCATATCAAGAGTCTTGGGATGACATGATTATCAAT TTTATTGCAGAGTCTTTGGATGTAATTCAGGATGTTGACTGGGTTATATCGCTTGGAAATGCATTCGAAAAGCATTATGAACTTTATAAACCTGATGACGAGCACTCTGCATTGCTTCATCG GTGTCTTGGAATTTTGCTGCAGAAGGTTCATGCCAGAGCTTATGTTCGCGCTAAGATTGATCTGATGTATAATCAAGCCAATATTACGATTCCGACAAATAGACTTGGCTTAGCAAAAGCCATGGGATTG GTGGCTGCATCGCACCTAGATACAGTTCTCGATAAGCTGAAAGACATCTTGGACAATGTTGGGCAAAGTTTCTTCCAAAG ATTTCTATCCTTCTTCTCGGATAAAGCTAAAATGGAAGAATCTGATGATATCCATGCGGCTTTGGCTCTAATGTATGGATATGCTGCAAAATATGCTCCCTCAACTGTTATCGAAGCCAGAATAGATGCACTAGTG GGGACCAATATGCTGTCACGACTTCTTCATGTACGCCACCCTACAGCAAAGCAGGCTGTCATCACAGCGATTGATTTATTAG GTCAGGCAGTCATAAATGCAGCTGAAAGTGGTATATCATTCCCGCTGAAAAGAAGAGACCAGTTACTTGACTATATATTAACATTAATGGGCAGAGATGAGGAAGATGGATTTTCTGAATCCAACATTGAGCATCTGCGCACTCAG TCGCTTGCTTTAAGTGCCTGTACAACTCTGGTTTCTGTAGAGCCAAAATTGACTGCTGAAACGAGAAACCTTGTTATGAAG GCCACTATTGGATTTTTTGGTTTGCCAAATGAGCCTGCCGATGTTATTGACCCCCTTATTGGCAACCTGATTACTCTTCTATGTACAATACTTATTACAAG TGGAGAGGATGGAAGAAGTCGAGCAGAGCAATTATTGTACATATTGAGAAAGGTCGATCAGTATGTTTCCTCTTCATTGGACTACCAGAGGAACAGAGGCTGTCTTGCAGCTCATGAGCTACTTTTCAAGTTTCGGATGATCTGTATCAGTGGATACTGTGCACTAGGCTGCCGAGGAACTTGCACTCACAGAGAGAAAACTGACCGTTCTCTGCATCACACCTTATCTAATTTGCCTT CTGCATTTGCTTTACCAAGTCGTGATGCTTTGCGCTTGGGAGATCGTACAATGATGTATCTTCCGCGATGTGTAGATACAAATTCTGAAGTTCGAAAAGTTTCTGTCCAG ATCCTTCATCTCTATTTCAGTATATCTCTGTCACTTCCAAGGCCTGCAAACTCTAGTTTCAGCAATGACATCGAGTTATCCTATAGTGCTTTGTCTTCCCTTGAAGATGTTATAGCTATCCTACGAAGT GATGCTTCAATTGATCCATCAGAGGTGTTTAACAGGGTTGTTTCATCTGTTTGCATGTTGCTGACAAAGGATGAG CTTGCTGCAGCCCTGCATGGTTGCTCAGGTGCTATATGTGACAAGATCAAGCAATCTGCAGAAGGTGCAATCCAGGCAGTTAACGAGTTTGTTACAATGAGAGGTAATGAGCTGAATGAGACAGATATTGCAAG AACAACACAATCATTACTCTCAGCGGTAATTCATGTGACAGAGAAGTATTTACGTCAGGAAGCTCTTGGTGCT ATATGTTCCCTTGCGGAGAACACAAGCTCAAGAATTGTTTTCAATGAAGTTTTAGCTGCTGCAAGAAGGGACATAGCCACAAAAGATATATCTAGATTACGGGGTGGGTGGCCGATACAGGATGCCTTCCAT GTGTTCTCACAGCATTCAGTACTTTCATACATGTTTCTGGATCATGTTATGTCTGTCATCAATCAGATGCCTACTCTTGGAGGGGATCTAGGTCAAGATGAAAGTTCTAGCCATGCAGTTGATAGTAATTTAGAGAATAATATTGCAAGAGCAGCTATGGTTGCTCTTACTGCTTTTTTCAG GGGTGGTGGTAAAGTTGGTAAAAAAGCTGTTGAACAAAGTTATGCTTCTGTTCTTGCAACACTAACGCTTCAACTGGGCAGCTGTCATGGCTTAGCTAGTACTGGTGAACTAGAACCACTGCG TGCACTACTGGCTGCATTTCAAGCATTCTGTGAATGTGTTGGTGATCTGGAAATGGGAAAG ATTCTCGCACGAGATGGAGAGCAAAGCGAAAATGAGAAGTGGATCAACCTTATAAGAGATCTGGCTGGCTGTATTTCTATAAAAAGACCAAAAGAG GTTCCAGCCATATGTTTGATGCTGAGTAAAGCGCTGGATCGATCTTTAAGATTTCAACGGGAATCAGCTGCTGCGGCTTTGTCAGAGTTCTTGGGCCACAG TGATGGCTTTGGTCCCCTATTAGAACAGATGGTGCAAGCACTTTGCCGGCATGTATCAGATGATTCTCCTACTGTTAGGCGCCTTTGTCTAAGAGGGCTTGTCCAG GTGCATATTAATTTCTTCTCTGGAAGAATGAGAAATTTTTAA